A genomic window from Dermacentor silvarum isolate Dsil-2018 chromosome 9, BIME_Dsil_1.4, whole genome shotgun sequence includes:
- the LOC119464311 gene encoding A disintegrin and metalloproteinase with thrombospondin motifs 1-like isoform X3, protein MELKWFNSMTKLSLNLVPSDVFSDTFVLSTARNRNLQHKEVDTTRIRQTIYHDETSMAAISMQDVEGIIEMTGIIGERLRIEPLPFAGRTLSGVRPHRLFYARNIMARDDVEVSGTVNITGSTKRKRFQRYSNYAVLELYIIIDVLFSKRFPKDADAINYLAVTVASLEDDFVMMDGDYMDGQATLTRLVMFCYTMGLHNADIRYFITGRDITGMYNGRMNAIMGGYAYVGGLCSLDGVALGEDKPGLYAGVDIMAHELAHSLGCVHDGEGPRSEIPGHAGSIKPECAAYLGYLMSYSGNNGKNHYHFSPCCQAQIKLFLRLVSDECIQKTFQVTQIIPGKGFLPGHWISPHRYCVMKQPKLKIASATTLSAKKNCKLPCQYLAGSFTKTVEYDALDGMPCEQGRWCENGVCL, encoded by the exons ATGGAACTAAAGTGGTTCAACTCAATGACGAAATTATCCCTGAATCTTGTACCAAGTGACGTCTTTTCCGATACTTTTGTGCTTTCGACCGCAAGAAATCGAAATCTTCAACACAAAGAA GTTGATACGACAAGAATTCGGCAAACAATATATCACGACGAAACTTCCATGGCGGCCATTTCTATGCAAGATGTGGAAGGAATCATTGAAATG ACAGGAATTATAGGCGAAAGACTACGGATAGAACCGCTGCCATTTGCGGGACGGACATTAAGTGGCGTACGGCCTCATCGTTTATTTTACGCGAGGAATATCATGGCCCGAGATGACGTTGAAG TGTCCGGAACAGTAAATATCACAG GAAGCACGAAGAGGAAACGCTTTCAGCGATATTCCAACTACGCCGTTTTGGAACTTTACATCATAATCGACGTATTATTCTCAAAACGTTTTCCCAAggatgccgacgcgatcaactaCTTGGCCGTGACTGTAGCTTCA CTTGAAGACGATTTTGTAATGATGGACGGAGATTACATGGACGGTCAGGCCACCCTCACGAGACTGGTGATGTTCTGTTACACGATGGGGCTGCACAACGCTGATATCAGATATTTCATCACAGG CCGCGACATCACTGGAATGTACAACGGAAGAATGAACGCTATCATGGGAG GTTATGCCTACGTTGGAGGACTCTGTTCCCTTGACGGCGTAGCTCTTGGAGAAGACAAACCAGGCCTATACGCAGGTGTGGATATTATGGCTCACGAGCTGGCACATTC ATTGGGTTGCGTTCACGACGGTGAAGGCCCGAGAAGCGAAATACCTGGACACGCGGGTTCCATAAAGCCCGAATGTGCTGCCTACCTAGGCTACCTAATGAGCTACAGCGGAAACAACGGCAAAAACCACTACCACTTCTCGCCCTGCTGTCAAGCACAGATCAAGCTTTTTTTAAG GTTAGTGTCCGACGAATGCATACAGAAGACGTTCCAAGTAACCCAAATCATCCCAGGGAAGGGATTTCTACCGGGACACTGGATTAGCCCACACAGATACTGCGTGATGAAACAACCCAAGTTAAAAATAGCTTCAGCGACTACG CTGAGCGCCAAAAAGAACTGCAAGCTGCCATGCCAGTACCTTGCTGGTAGTTTTACGAAAACAGTTGAGTACGACGCTTTGGACGGAATGCCTTGTGAACAGGGCAGG TGGTGCGAGAATGGAGTGTGTCTTTGA
- the LOC119464311 gene encoding venom metalloproteinase antarease-like TfasMP_A isoform X4: MELKWFNSMTKLSLNLVPSDVFSDTFVLSTARNRNLQHKEVDTTRIRQTIYHDETSMAAISMQDVEGIIEMVNLRYKSVSKIHIKFSLVGMLRLSSELEDDFVMMDGDYMDGQATLTRLVMFCYTMGLHNADIRYFITGRDITGMYNGRMNAIMGGYAYVGGLCSLDGVALGEDKPGLYAGVDIMAHELAHSLGCVHDGEGPRSEIPGHAGSIKPECAAYLGYLMSYSGNNGKNHYHFSPCCQAQIKLFLRLVSDECIQKTFQVTQIIPGKGFLPGHWISPHRYCVMKQPKLKIASATTLSAKKNCKLPCQYLAGSFTKTVEYDALDGMPCEQGRWCENGVCL; this comes from the exons ATGGAACTAAAGTGGTTCAACTCAATGACGAAATTATCCCTGAATCTTGTACCAAGTGACGTCTTTTCCGATACTTTTGTGCTTTCGACCGCAAGAAATCGAAATCTTCAACACAAAGAA GTTGATACGACAAGAATTCGGCAAACAATATATCACGACGAAACTTCCATGGCGGCCATTTCTATGCAAGATGTGGAAGGAATCATTGAAATG GTCAACCTTAGATACAAATCAGTCAGCAAAATCCACATCAAATTTAGCCTCGTCGGAATGCTCCGTCTCTCCAGCGAG CTTGAAGACGATTTTGTAATGATGGACGGAGATTACATGGACGGTCAGGCCACCCTCACGAGACTGGTGATGTTCTGTTACACGATGGGGCTGCACAACGCTGATATCAGATATTTCATCACAGG CCGCGACATCACTGGAATGTACAACGGAAGAATGAACGCTATCATGGGAG GTTATGCCTACGTTGGAGGACTCTGTTCCCTTGACGGCGTAGCTCTTGGAGAAGACAAACCAGGCCTATACGCAGGTGTGGATATTATGGCTCACGAGCTGGCACATTC ATTGGGTTGCGTTCACGACGGTGAAGGCCCGAGAAGCGAAATACCTGGACACGCGGGTTCCATAAAGCCCGAATGTGCTGCCTACCTAGGCTACCTAATGAGCTACAGCGGAAACAACGGCAAAAACCACTACCACTTCTCGCCCTGCTGTCAAGCACAGATCAAGCTTTTTTTAAG GTTAGTGTCCGACGAATGCATACAGAAGACGTTCCAAGTAACCCAAATCATCCCAGGGAAGGGATTTCTACCGGGACACTGGATTAGCCCACACAGATACTGCGTGATGAAACAACCCAAGTTAAAAATAGCTTCAGCGACTACG CTGAGCGCCAAAAAGAACTGCAAGCTGCCATGCCAGTACCTTGCTGGTAGTTTTACGAAAACAGTTGAGTACGACGCTTTGGACGGAATGCCTTGTGAACAGGGCAGG TGGTGCGAGAATGGAGTGTGTCTTTGA
- the LOC119464311 gene encoding venom metalloproteinase antarease-like TtrivMP_A isoform X2: MELKWFNSMTKLSLNLVPSDVFSDTFVLSTARNRNLQHKEVDTTRIRQTIYHDETSMAAISMQDVEGIIEMTGIIGERLRIEPLPFAGRTLSGVRPHRLFYARNIMARDDVEGSTKRKRFQRYSNYAVLELYIIIDVLFSKRFPKDADAINYLAVTVASVNLRYKSVSKIHIKFSLVGMLRLSSELEDDFVMMDGDYMDGQATLTRLVMFCYTMGLHNADIRYFITGRDITGMYNGRMNAIMGGYAYVGGLCSLDGVALGEDKPGLYAGVDIMAHELAHSLGCVHDGEGPRSEIPGHAGSIKPECAAYLGYLMSYSGNNGKNHYHFSPCCQAQIKLFLRLVSDECIQKTFQVTQIIPGKGFLPGHWISPHRYCVMKQPKLKIASATTLSAKKNCKLPCQYLAGSFTKTVEYDALDGMPCEQGRWCENGVCL, encoded by the exons ATGGAACTAAAGTGGTTCAACTCAATGACGAAATTATCCCTGAATCTTGTACCAAGTGACGTCTTTTCCGATACTTTTGTGCTTTCGACCGCAAGAAATCGAAATCTTCAACACAAAGAA GTTGATACGACAAGAATTCGGCAAACAATATATCACGACGAAACTTCCATGGCGGCCATTTCTATGCAAGATGTGGAAGGAATCATTGAAATG ACAGGAATTATAGGCGAAAGACTACGGATAGAACCGCTGCCATTTGCGGGACGGACATTAAGTGGCGTACGGCCTCATCGTTTATTTTACGCGAGGAATATCATGGCCCGAGATGACGTTGAAG GAAGCACGAAGAGGAAACGCTTTCAGCGATATTCCAACTACGCCGTTTTGGAACTTTACATCATAATCGACGTATTATTCTCAAAACGTTTTCCCAAggatgccgacgcgatcaactaCTTGGCCGTGACTGTAGCTTCA GTCAACCTTAGATACAAATCAGTCAGCAAAATCCACATCAAATTTAGCCTCGTCGGAATGCTCCGTCTCTCCAGCGAG CTTGAAGACGATTTTGTAATGATGGACGGAGATTACATGGACGGTCAGGCCACCCTCACGAGACTGGTGATGTTCTGTTACACGATGGGGCTGCACAACGCTGATATCAGATATTTCATCACAGG CCGCGACATCACTGGAATGTACAACGGAAGAATGAACGCTATCATGGGAG GTTATGCCTACGTTGGAGGACTCTGTTCCCTTGACGGCGTAGCTCTTGGAGAAGACAAACCAGGCCTATACGCAGGTGTGGATATTATGGCTCACGAGCTGGCACATTC ATTGGGTTGCGTTCACGACGGTGAAGGCCCGAGAAGCGAAATACCTGGACACGCGGGTTCCATAAAGCCCGAATGTGCTGCCTACCTAGGCTACCTAATGAGCTACAGCGGAAACAACGGCAAAAACCACTACCACTTCTCGCCCTGCTGTCAAGCACAGATCAAGCTTTTTTTAAG GTTAGTGTCCGACGAATGCATACAGAAGACGTTCCAAGTAACCCAAATCATCCCAGGGAAGGGATTTCTACCGGGACACTGGATTAGCCCACACAGATACTGCGTGATGAAACAACCCAAGTTAAAAATAGCTTCAGCGACTACG CTGAGCGCCAAAAAGAACTGCAAGCTGCCATGCCAGTACCTTGCTGGTAGTTTTACGAAAACAGTTGAGTACGACGCTTTGGACGGAATGCCTTGTGAACAGGGCAGG TGGTGCGAGAATGGAGTGTGTCTTTGA
- the LOC119464311 gene encoding venom metalloproteinase antarease-like TtrivMP_A isoform X1 has protein sequence MELKWFNSMTKLSLNLVPSDVFSDTFVLSTARNRNLQHKEVDTTRIRQTIYHDETSMAAISMQDVEGIIEMTGIIGERLRIEPLPFAGRTLSGVRPHRLFYARNIMARDDVEVSGTVNITGSTKRKRFQRYSNYAVLELYIIIDVLFSKRFPKDADAINYLAVTVASVNLRYKSVSKIHIKFSLVGMLRLSSELEDDFVMMDGDYMDGQATLTRLVMFCYTMGLHNADIRYFITGRDITGMYNGRMNAIMGGYAYVGGLCSLDGVALGEDKPGLYAGVDIMAHELAHSLGCVHDGEGPRSEIPGHAGSIKPECAAYLGYLMSYSGNNGKNHYHFSPCCQAQIKLFLRLVSDECIQKTFQVTQIIPGKGFLPGHWISPHRYCVMKQPKLKIASATTLSAKKNCKLPCQYLAGSFTKTVEYDALDGMPCEQGRWCENGVCL, from the exons ATGGAACTAAAGTGGTTCAACTCAATGACGAAATTATCCCTGAATCTTGTACCAAGTGACGTCTTTTCCGATACTTTTGTGCTTTCGACCGCAAGAAATCGAAATCTTCAACACAAAGAA GTTGATACGACAAGAATTCGGCAAACAATATATCACGACGAAACTTCCATGGCGGCCATTTCTATGCAAGATGTGGAAGGAATCATTGAAATG ACAGGAATTATAGGCGAAAGACTACGGATAGAACCGCTGCCATTTGCGGGACGGACATTAAGTGGCGTACGGCCTCATCGTTTATTTTACGCGAGGAATATCATGGCCCGAGATGACGTTGAAG TGTCCGGAACAGTAAATATCACAG GAAGCACGAAGAGGAAACGCTTTCAGCGATATTCCAACTACGCCGTTTTGGAACTTTACATCATAATCGACGTATTATTCTCAAAACGTTTTCCCAAggatgccgacgcgatcaactaCTTGGCCGTGACTGTAGCTTCA GTCAACCTTAGATACAAATCAGTCAGCAAAATCCACATCAAATTTAGCCTCGTCGGAATGCTCCGTCTCTCCAGCGAG CTTGAAGACGATTTTGTAATGATGGACGGAGATTACATGGACGGTCAGGCCACCCTCACGAGACTGGTGATGTTCTGTTACACGATGGGGCTGCACAACGCTGATATCAGATATTTCATCACAGG CCGCGACATCACTGGAATGTACAACGGAAGAATGAACGCTATCATGGGAG GTTATGCCTACGTTGGAGGACTCTGTTCCCTTGACGGCGTAGCTCTTGGAGAAGACAAACCAGGCCTATACGCAGGTGTGGATATTATGGCTCACGAGCTGGCACATTC ATTGGGTTGCGTTCACGACGGTGAAGGCCCGAGAAGCGAAATACCTGGACACGCGGGTTCCATAAAGCCCGAATGTGCTGCCTACCTAGGCTACCTAATGAGCTACAGCGGAAACAACGGCAAAAACCACTACCACTTCTCGCCCTGCTGTCAAGCACAGATCAAGCTTTTTTTAAG GTTAGTGTCCGACGAATGCATACAGAAGACGTTCCAAGTAACCCAAATCATCCCAGGGAAGGGATTTCTACCGGGACACTGGATTAGCCCACACAGATACTGCGTGATGAAACAACCCAAGTTAAAAATAGCTTCAGCGACTACG CTGAGCGCCAAAAAGAACTGCAAGCTGCCATGCCAGTACCTTGCTGGTAGTTTTACGAAAACAGTTGAGTACGACGCTTTGGACGGAATGCCTTGTGAACAGGGCAGG TGGTGCGAGAATGGAGTGTGTCTTTGA